One genomic window of Buchnera aphidicola (Drepanosiphum platanoidis) includes the following:
- a CDS encoding A/G-specific adenine glycosylase gives MKNSFIFSQCVINWYHFNGRKNLPWQINTNIYKVWISEIMLQQTQVKTVIPFFKNFIKKFPTLISLCKKNNLNKILFLWSGLGYYKRAENIYKTTELIKKKFNNKFPNNYKEIIKFPGIGKSTAGAILSLSLNYFYPILDGNIKRILQRFYYIKNIKNINSILWKKIYKLIPLHNSKKFNQAMMDIGYKICTINKPKCKICPINERCISYYKNNFLIKKKKKKNKIKKNLWFVFIYKKNFILLKKNKKNLWKNLFFPLVFYSKKKFKNFIKKKKIKKKYINKKKNKTIYHIVTKYKFYIHYFFIKINKKKTKKYINKKYIWFNTKKFKKVGLSKPIIKILKKNF, from the coding sequence ATGAAAAATTCATTTATTTTTTCACAATGTGTGATTAATTGGTATCATTTTAATGGAAGAAAAAATTTACCATGGCAAATAAATACAAATATATATAAAGTTTGGATTTCTGAGATAATGTTACAACAAACACAAGTAAAAACTGTTATTCCATTTTTTAAAAATTTTATAAAAAAGTTTCCCACTTTAATCAGTCTTTGCAAAAAAAATAACTTAAACAAAATTTTATTTCTTTGGTCAGGATTAGGATATTATAAAAGAGCAGAAAATATATATAAAACTACAGAATTAATAAAAAAAAAATTTAATAATAAATTTCCTAATAATTATAAAGAAATAATTAAATTTCCAGGAATTGGGAAATCTACTGCAGGTGCTATATTATCTTTATCTTTAAATTATTTTTATCCTATTCTTGATGGAAATATAAAAAGAATTTTACAAAGATTTTATTATATAAAAAATATAAAAAATATAAATTCTATTTTATGGAAAAAAATTTATAAATTAATTCCATTACATAATTCAAAAAAGTTTAATCAAGCTATGATGGATATAGGATATAAAATATGTACTATTAATAAACCAAAATGTAAAATTTGCCCAATTAATGAAAGATGTATAAGTTATTATAAAAATAATTTTTTAATAAAAAAAAAAAAAAAAAAAAATAAAATTAAAAAAAATCTTTGGTTTGTATTCATTTATAAAAAAAATTTTATACTTTTAAAAAAAAATAAAAAAAATTTATGGAAAAATTTATTTTTTCCATTAGTGTTTTATAGCAAGAAAAAATTTAAAAATTTTATAAAAAAAAAAAAAATTAAAAAAAAATATATAAATAAAAAAAAAAATAAAACAATATATCATATTGTTACAAAATATAAATTTTATATACATTATTTTTTTATAAAAATAAACAAAAAAAAAACAAAAAAATATATAAATAAAAAATATATTTGGTTTAATACAAAAAAATTTAAAAAAGTTGGTTTATCAAAACCAATTATAAAAATATTAAAAAAAAATTTTTAA
- the trmB gene encoding tRNA (guanosine(46)-N7)-methyltransferase TrmB — MLFLKKKFLKNKFSSFRRRKFTKKNINILKNYWPIFGINLSEHFILNKKKFLNYFKNFTKFSTILEIGFGSGDYLISQASKHKNVNFIGIELYIPGIISCLKKIIKKNLNNIILIYNNAEYVLKNYFVNNFFKQINIFFPDPWPKNRHKKRRIISLEFLNILYKKIVLNGELNILTDCTNYFDIIKKIVLNNNYKKFFFNTRYSIKNTKNFVNTKFFKKAIQKKSIIHYLNYSKFF, encoded by the coding sequence ATGTTATTTTTAAAGAAAAAATTTTTAAAAAATAAGTTTAGTTCTTTTAGAAGAAGAAAATTTACTAAAAAAAATATTAATATTTTAAAAAATTATTGGCCAATTTTCGGAATAAATTTATCAGAACATTTTATTTTAAATAAAAAAAAATTTTTAAATTATTTTAAAAATTTTACCAAATTTTCAACAATTTTAGAAATTGGATTTGGATCTGGAGATTATTTAATTAGTCAGGCTAGTAAACATAAAAATGTTAATTTTATTGGAATAGAATTATATATTCCTGGTATAATATCATGTTTAAAAAAAATTATAAAAAAAAATTTAAATAATATAATATTAATCTATAATAATGCAGAATATGTTCTTAAAAATTATTTTGTAAATAATTTTTTTAAACAAATAAATATATTTTTTCCAGATCCTTGGCCTAAAAATCGTCATAAAAAAAGAAGAATTATAAGTTTAGAATTTTTAAATATATTGTATAAAAAAATTGTTTTAAATGGAGAATTAAACATTTTAACAGATTGTACAAATTATTTTGATATAATAAAAAAAATAGTTCTTAATAATAATTATAAAAAATTTTTTTTTAATACAAGATATTCTATTAAAAATACAAAAAATTTTGTAAATACAAAATTTTTTAAAAAAGCTATACAAAAAAAATCAATTATACATTATTTAAACTATTCAAAATTTTTTTAA
- the hemW gene encoding radical SAM family heme chaperone HemW, which yields MMKLPSLSLYVHIPWCKKKCPYCDFYSKPMVKNKKIPQKKYIKNLLKDLNNDLKKINSRKINSIFIGGGTPSLLSSKILNIFIKKIKKKKILKNNLEITIEANPNYIESKNFNKYKKIGINRLSLGIQTFNSRILKILDRDYSKKKLSKSIKLAKKASFKSLNFDLMYNLPTQTFLEAMNDLKKAIKLKPNHISWYQFTIEPNTYFYKNRPNLPSDEISWKIYKKGKKFLKKNGFYQYEISSFSRKKYQCFHNLNYWKFGDYIGIGCGSHGKITTKKFKIFRTKKTKNIKNFLQGKYLKKKYKLPIKDIPLEFFINNFRLNKKIKKKNFTKFTNLNIKNISKEIKKAVKKKYIIEKKKFWKKTKKGKNFLNDLLEIFIKNKN from the coding sequence ATTATGAAACTTCCATCTTTAAGTTTATATGTTCATATTCCTTGGTGCAAAAAAAAATGTCCATATTGTGATTTTTATTCTAAACCTATGGTAAAAAATAAAAAAATTCCTCAAAAAAAATATATAAAAAATTTACTTAAAGATTTAAATAATGATCTAAAAAAAATTAATTCTAGAAAAATAAATTCTATTTTTATAGGAGGAGGAACTCCAAGTTTATTATCATCAAAAATTTTAAACATATTTATTAAAAAAATAAAAAAAAAAAAAATATTAAAAAATAATCTAGAAATTACTATAGAAGCTAATCCAAATTATATAGAATCAAAAAATTTTAATAAATATAAAAAAATTGGAATAAATAGATTATCATTAGGTATACAAACTTTTAATTCTAGAATTTTAAAAATATTAGACAGAGATTATTCTAAAAAAAAATTAAGTAAATCTATTAAATTAGCAAAAAAAGCTTCTTTTAAATCTTTAAATTTTGATTTAATGTATAATTTACCAACTCAAACATTTTTAGAAGCTATGAACGATTTAAAAAAAGCTATTAAATTAAAACCAAATCATATTTCTTGGTATCAGTTTACAATTGAGCCAAATACTTATTTTTATAAAAATAGACCTAATCTTCCATCAGATGAAATATCATGGAAAATTTATAAAAAAGGAAAAAAATTTTTGAAAAAAAATGGATTTTATCAATATGAAATTTCTTCATTTTCAAGAAAAAAATATCAATGTTTTCATAATTTAAATTATTGGAAATTTGGAGATTATATAGGAATAGGATGTGGATCTCATGGAAAAATTACAACAAAAAAATTTAAAATTTTTCGAACAAAAAAAACAAAAAATATTAAAAATTTTTTGCAAGGAAAATATTTAAAAAAAAAATATAAATTACCTATTAAAGATATTCCATTAGAATTTTTTATAAACAACTTTCGTCTAAATAAAAAAATAAAAAAAAAAAATTTTACTAAATTTACAAACTTAAATATTAAAAATATTTCTAAAGAAATAAAAAAAGCAGTCAAAAAAAAATATATAATCGAAAAAAAAAAATTTTGGAAAAAAACAAAAAAAGGAAAAAATTTTTTAAATGATTTATTAGAAATTTTTATTAAAAATAAAAATTAA